Proteins from one Mus musculus strain C57BL/6J chromosome 2 genomic patch of type FIX, GRCm38.p6 PATCHES MG3836_PATCH genomic window:
- the AA467197 gene encoding normal mucosa of esophagus-specific gene 1 protein: protein MGVFQILMKNKELIPLAFFISVAATGATSFALYALKKTDVVIDRKRNPEPWEMVDPTQPQKLITINQQWKPVEELQKVRRATR from the exons ATGGGCGTTTTCCAGATATTGATGAAGAATAAGGAA CTCATTCCTTTGGCGTTTTTTATAAGCGTGGCCGCCACCGGAGCCACATCTTTCGCTTTGTATGCGTTGAAAAAAACCGACGTGGT tattGATCGGAAAAGAAACCCAGAGCCTTGGGAAATGGTGGATCCTACTCAACCCCAAAAG ctTATAACCATCAACCAGCAATGGAAGCCCGTTGAGGAGCTGCAAAAAGTCCGGAGGGCAACCAGATGA